The DNA region ACGATGAGGACATCGTTCTTCCGAAAAGGGGAACGATGAGGACATCGTTCTTCCGGAGGGTTGACCTCCTGGTCAACCACTTCTTACGCTTGTTTCGTTACAGTAAGATAAGAAATAAAGAAAAAGCCCGGTTGCCAGTGGAACGATGAGGACATCGTTCTTCCGGAAAAAAAGGAGATAGAAATAGCGATGAAAGCCATCAAATTAAGAGAAAATGTATATTGGGTTGGAGCCATTGACTGGGATTTGCGTAATTTTCACGGTTACTTAACTCAAAAAGGCAGCTCTTATAATGCTTATCTGATTATTGATGATAAAATTACCCTCATTGATAATGTGAAGAGTTATCTTTATGAAGAAATGATAGCCCGGATAAGCGATATTATAGACCCTTCCAAGATTGATATCCTCATTCAAAATCATTCGGAGATGGATCATAGCGGCGGTTTACCGGAACTCTTAAAACTAATTCCCGCAGCGGAACTTTACGCCAATGCCAATGGTATCAAATGCTTGAAACGGCATTTTAAACAGGACTGGAACTTTAGAGAAATTAAAAGCGGCGATACCCTCAAAATCGGGAAAAGGACTTTAACTTTTTTAACAACTCCGATGGTGCATTGGCCTGATAATCAATTTACTTATTGTCCGGAGGAGAAAATCCTGTTTTCCAACGATGGTTTCGGTCAGCATATTGCCTCAAATGAACGCTTTGCCAAAGACATTCCTTCGGGAATCGTTCTGGAAGAAGCAAAAAAGTATTATGCCAATATTGTTCTGCCCTATTCTAAACAGGTTCAGAAAGTTTTGGAAGCAGCCGGAAAATGGGATATAAATATGATTTGTCCCAGTCATGGCGTTATCTGGACAGCAGAAAATATTCCCGTTATTCTTTCTGCATACCATAATTGGGCACATAATATAGCAGATAGGCATAGAGCTTTAATTATTTACGATACGATGTGGAAATCTACTCAAAAAATTGCCTACACTATTGCCTCTGCTTTTGAAGAAGAAGGTATTAACGCTCAGATGTTAAATTTGCAGACCAATCATATTTCGGATATTATGACTGCGGTGCTGGATGCCAAATTTATTGCAGTTGGCTCTCCCACTTTAAACAGTTCCATATTACCTACAGTAGCTGCTTTTCTTTATTATTTGAAAGGACTTTCCCCGCGCAATAAAATTGGACTTGCCTTTGGAAGTTACGGTTGGGGTGGGCAAAGCATTCCTATTATTCACCAGCTTTTAGGAGACCCCAAAGAATGTGGTTTTACAATGCTGGAACCGATTCAGGTGCAATATATTCCCGATTCGGAAGAACTAAATCTAATAAAAAACAATTTACGCCAACAAATAAAGACCTGCAGGGAGGAACAATGATCAGCAAGAAAATGGAAACAGCCATCAATGAGCAAATAAACAAAGAGCTCTATTCCGAATACCTTTACTTAAGTATGCAGGCATTTTTTGCCGCTCAAAACCTGGATGGCTTTGCCAATTGGATGAATGTGCAATGCCAAGAAGAACACTTTCATTCTATGAAATTCTTTACCTATCTGATAGACCGCGGAGGCAAAGTAGAGTTGCAAGCCATTGCTCAGCCGGAAGTTAATTTTGAAAATCCGCTGAATGCCTTTACCGCCGTTTTAAAGCATGAGCAGTTTGTAACCCAAAGTATCAATAACCTTATGGATTTAGCTATCCAGGAAAAGGATTTTGCCACGAAGGGTTTATTGGATTGGTATGTTAATGAACAAGTGGAAGAAGAAGCATCCGCTGAGAAGATTGTGCGCCGTTTGCATTTTATCGGTAATGATCCACAAGCTATCTTAGCTCTGGATAGCGAGCTGGGGAAAAGAGTTTTTACGCCTCCTGTCGTAACCCAATAAGTTAACTACGCAGGGCTGATTTGTCTGCCCGCGTTATTTTAATTCACAGGATAAAAAAGGAGATAATATGCAATCCTGGAAAGAAGAAGACCTTTATGCCAGAGTTTTTTATAATGCTTTAGTGGCTATGGAAATTACTGATACGAAGGGTAATATTATCCTTGTTAATCCTGCCTGGTGCGATTCCTTAGGTTGGACAAGTAACGAAGCCAAATCCTTAAATGTTCAAGATATAATCCCTGCTGAAGAGCAACAGAATTGTGCCCGGGAAATTGATAAATTAGCCAGCGGAACTGTTTCCAATATGCGTAAAGAGCGTCGCTATAAACGCAAGGATGGCACCTATTTTTGGACTGATCTATACAGCTCTGTCCTCTTTGATGATTCAGGAAAAGTAACGGGTATTCTGGATATCTTTGTTAATATAGATATGCAGGTTATTTCCGAAAAAGTGCAAGGCGAACTGTTTCAAAGCTTGGAAAATATGAACAGAGAACTAACGGATGCCAATATGAACCTGAATCGCAAGGCAAAGTATGATTCTTTAACCGGGCTCTATAACCGCTGGGTAATGGAAGAAATGCTGCTTAAAGAAAGCATTCGCTATGTAGATATCCAACGCGGTTTTGCGGTTGCTATGACTGATATAGATGATTTTAAAAAGGTGAACGATACTTATGGACACGATTGCGGCGATAAAGTTTTGGTTAAACTAACGCAAACCTTTATGCAGAAAATAAGAATAGCAGATTCCGTATGCCGTTGGGGAGGTGAAGAATTTTTATTTCTTTTCCCCGATACTACTGAAGCAGGAGCAATGATAGTTGTAGAGCGCATTCGGAAAAGCGTGGAAGAAATGACCATTGACTATAAGGGGAATGCCATTAAAGTAACCATTACCATCGGTATTTGTTATTATGATGATCATAATCATCCTGACAGCAAGGAACTTGTAAAACAGGCAGACCAGGCATTATATGAAGGAAAAACAAGCGGGAAAAATAAGGTGGTGCTGTTTCAAGAGGGATAGCGGGATGGCGAAATAGCGAGTAGCGAGATAGCGAGATAGCGAGATGGCGAGTAGCGAGATGGCGAGATGGCGAGATGGCGAGATGGCGAGATAGCGAGATGGCGAGTAGCGAGATAGCGAGATGGCGAGATGGAATGGGGGTTAGAGATAATGAAAAAGCTCGGTTGCCAGGGGAACGA from Candidatus Cloacimonas sp. includes:
- a CDS encoding FprA family A-type flavoprotein; amino-acid sequence: MKAIKLRENVYWVGAIDWDLRNFHGYLTQKGSSYNAYLIIDDKITLIDNVKSYLYEEMIARISDIIDPSKIDILIQNHSEMDHSGGLPELLKLIPAAELYANANGIKCLKRHFKQDWNFREIKSGDTLKIGKRTLTFLTTPMVHWPDNQFTYCPEEKILFSNDGFGQHIASNERFAKDIPSGIVLEEAKKYYANIVLPYSKQVQKVLEAAGKWDINMICPSHGVIWTAENIPVILSAYHNWAHNIADRHRALIIYDTMWKSTQKIAYTIASAFEEEGINAQMLNLQTNHISDIMTAVLDAKFIAVGSPTLNSSILPTVAAFLYYLKGLSPRNKIGLAFGSYGWGGQSIPIIHQLLGDPKECGFTMLEPIQVQYIPDSEELNLIKNNLRQQIKTCREEQ
- a CDS encoding sensor domain-containing diguanylate cyclase, with amino-acid sequence MQSWKEEDLYARVFYNALVAMEITDTKGNIILVNPAWCDSLGWTSNEAKSLNVQDIIPAEEQQNCAREIDKLASGTVSNMRKERRYKRKDGTYFWTDLYSSVLFDDSGKVTGILDIFVNIDMQVISEKVQGELFQSLENMNRELTDANMNLNRKAKYDSLTGLYNRWVMEEMLLKESIRYVDIQRGFAVAMTDIDDFKKVNDTYGHDCGDKVLVKLTQTFMQKIRIADSVCRWGGEEFLFLFPDTTEAGAMIVVERIRKSVEEMTIDYKGNAIKVTITIGICYYDDHNHPDSKELVKQADQALYEGKTSGKNKVVLFQEG
- a CDS encoding ferritin, with amino-acid sequence MISKKMETAINEQINKELYSEYLYLSMQAFFAAQNLDGFANWMNVQCQEEHFHSMKFFTYLIDRGGKVELQAIAQPEVNFENPLNAFTAVLKHEQFVTQSINNLMDLAIQEKDFATKGLLDWYVNEQVEEEASAEKIVRRLHFIGNDPQAILALDSELGKRVFTPPVVTQ